TAGACAAAACTGAATTTAATCAGACAAGTTTTCAGGATGGTACCTACACTATCAATGGAGCAGGTACCTATGTGCTGAATGAGACTGCTGTGGGACACATCAAGATTACGGCTTCCAATGTCGATGTCATTCTGAACTCGACCTCTGGTGTCAAACTTACCGGTAACATCACGATCTCCAATTCAGCAAACGTGACCATTGACGGCATGGACATCACCGTGAACAGCTCAATGCAGTATGATACGAACCGTGTCAGTGCGATTCGGGTAACAGCCACAACTCCCGGATGTATTGTTCTTAAGAACAGCAACATTACCTTCGACAAATCCGTGGACGGCAAGAAAGGTTATGTGATAGTTTCGGGTTTTGCTCTGGCTGGTTCTGAAGTTACCAACAACAAATTCTCGAATGTTCCCGGCCATGTACTGAGTATCCATGGTTTGCAGGATGGCAAATCCATGACGGTCAGCGGCAACACCGTGACCATGAACCCGGATGAGGATATTCGTCCGGAACCTGATGCACAGGGAACGGGACGGGCACTGCTCAAAGTCTGGCATGGTTACACTCTCAACAGTGGCGTTACCTATATTGTTAAGGACAATGTTGTGTCAGTTGTCAACGGAAACAACAACAAAACAAATGTTGTCCGTGTTGATAAGGCAACCACTAACCCTGATAAAGTCACCGTGAAGATGACCAATAACTCGCTTGACGGTGATACTTGCTCGCCGTATCTGTACGGCGGATCGATCTATGGCTACCAGCTGGGCACGCTGTATATCAATGAGAGCGCGACCAGCAATGTTCAGATCCTCGCCCCCGGCCTGAACCAGACCGGTGTTGTGTGGAGCGGTGATGTCTCGGCAACCGAACAGACGCTGGAACTGAATGAGAGCGGCAGCTACAAGCTGATGAAGGACTTCACGTCTGCCGGTATCAAGATCACCGGCGAGGGCGTCACGCTGAACGGTGACAAGAAACAGATCACCGTCAAGCTCCCTACTGATGCTACGGAGAAACATCGTACCGCAATTGACGTGACTGGAAAGAATGCCGACCTGAAAAACCTGAATCTCGCTGCGGATTCCTTCACTGGAAGTAGTGACACAGATATGACATATCTGAATGCTGTCTATGCTCATTCCAGTGAAGAGGGTACATTCTCCCTGTCCGACAGCACACTCGATATGTCAAAAGCTACGAGTTCCCAGCAGACAATGGTTGTACACGTGGTAGGCACGTACTCCACTGTTACGCTCAAGGAAAATACGATCACCGGTGCAAAATCCACGAATGATGATCAGACCAAACCTGTCGGAAACCACGGTACCTCCTTTGGTATTGCGGTGGAAACTGCGACCATCTCTGACAAATTAACCATTCAAGGAAACACCATCTATCCGGGTACTGCAGGAAACTCCGGCAGTATTGGTATGCGGACGTATGCTCTCAAACAGGCGCCAGAACATGGCATTCTGATCACGGAGAACACGATTGACTTCCAGCATGCTGACGGCGGAAAGTACTTCTCCGGTATCCACATGGATCAGATCGACCAACAGAGCACTGCCCTCAAGTACAATATTACGAACAACACTATTACCAATCTGAAAGCAGGTAGCGAAACCGACCCGGAAAAGTCCAACAAAAACTCCGGTATCTATCTGAGGAACGCTGACAATAGCGGTGTCTCCATTGCTCTTAACATGAATGGAAACACCATCTCCGGAGACCTTGGAGATGGCCTGAACGTTACTGCATTCTATGCCCATAACGTAACATTTGCCGACAGTACGATCTACAACAATACGTTCAAGATCACCGGTATGGACGTGGCAAAATACGTCAGACTTACCAATGTAACAACCGGAGACAAGATCAAATGGAACTCCACCGGCGCCGACAAAGCACACGCCGGAAACTGGTGGGGCAAGTGGTCTGAGGATCGTAAGAGCACCACCGGCTACCTGACCTTCGCCAACGCCGACGCAGCAATAGCCGCCGGACTCCCGGTCGCCGACCTTGCACCGCTGGTAGAAGTTGGTCAGCCAGCAGCTCAGACCATCGAAATCACCGGTAATCTTTCCATTGAAAACAAAACCGGAAATACAGAAACCCTTACCGCAGCCTTCACCGGAGGAGTCGCGGCAGACTTTACGTGGACGGTCGGAACCTCCGGCATC
This genomic stretch from Methanocorpusculum vombati harbors:
- a CDS encoding InlB B-repeat-containing protein → MMKTQRTGTLSPKMDAGGTMRRGVLALVVLLLACTLMAGAVSAVDKTEFNQTSFQDGTYTINGAGTYVLNETAVGHIKITASNVDVILNSTSGVKLTGNITISNSANVTIDGMDITVNSSMQYDTNRVSAIRVTATTPGCIVLKNSNITFDKSVDGKKGYVIVSGFALAGSEVTNNKFSNVPGHVLSIHGLQDGKSMTVSGNTVTMNPDEDIRPEPDAQGTGRALLKVWHGYTLNSGVTYIVKDNVVSVVNGNNNKTNVVRVDKATTNPDKVTVKMTNNSLDGDTCSPYLYGGSIYGYQLGTLYINESATSNVQILAPGLNQTGVVWSGDVSATEQTLELNESGSYKLMKDFTSAGIKITGEGVTLNGDKKQITVKLPTDATEKHRTAIDVTGKNADLKNLNLAADSFTGSSDTDMTYLNAVYAHSSEEGTFSLSDSTLDMSKATSSQQTMVVHVVGTYSTVTLKENTITGAKSTNDDQTKPVGNHGTSFGIAVETATISDKLTIQGNTIYPGTAGNSGSIGMRTYALKQAPEHGILITENTIDFQHADGGKYFSGIHMDQIDQQSTALKYNITNNTITNLKAGSETDPEKSNKNSGIYLRNADNSGVSIALNMNGNTISGDLGDGLNVTAFYAHNVTFADSTIYNNTFKITGMDVAKYVRLTNVTTGDKIKWNSTGADKAHAGNWWGKWSEDRKSTTGYLTFANADAAIAAGLPVADLAPLVEVGQPAAQTIEITGNLSIENKTGNTETLTAAFTGGVAADFTWTVGTSGIIELTPTTGSSVTYKPLKIGTTNLTVTSGDVSKVVIITVYNTTAPEVDTTVTTEGNKVNISTSTGSGTTTITTSEDNTTATLTTESGVSITLTYEDAEGAEVKKDDNGNVLSVNGTIKTMVAEYPKSQAPVSADMPVPAQYALNITLDASNALKDGAAIVLPTINPAINQTIVEKITQKNSNHKPLAMISASVPGGDIAQINNNITKIELKFIIPKDGKSSLGKVKALHIKDDTITEAVIRVEQTTTEWVITIHGSGFSYYAIVEDITPAPGPGPQPHVSSSGSGNMDGAYRVLFNDGSSTLSVKTGLSAGDKITAPANPAKDGYTFGGWYKDSACTQGWSFSEGIPGDMTLYAKWTPSSGGQSSSSQQTVSQTGSATAQQTVKATPAATQAQSTSAATPAASGTSASGVSPTMTQAPAPVFGALLGLLAAGVLLRRRD